From Spea bombifrons isolate aSpeBom1 chromosome 6, aSpeBom1.2.pri, whole genome shotgun sequence, a single genomic window includes:
- the LDLRAD1 gene encoding low-density lipoprotein receptor class A domain-containing protein 1 — MNRTYPKGRNFDNNSFGSTETMLEKEEKDCCHGCTRKCVCITALVLFMLIIIAVAIALATVFALPARTPESRLCTTADNLTGYLCDDRITCLLPSQVCNSANDCGNGEDEAASLCSNLPDSLPGNLFFRCGNPSIWIYSNFKCNGINNCGDCSDESAALASCPSCGSGWWNCNPVLFQYCNCVPRSLCQNGAQDCSDWSDEYVCIK, encoded by the exons ATGAACCGAACCTATCCCAAG GGGAGAAACTTTGATAATAATTCATTCGGTTCTACGGAAACAATGcttgaaaaagaggaaaaag ATTGCTGTCACGGCTGCACCAGAAAATGCGTGTGCATTACAGCGCTAGTTCTGTTCATGCTGATAATTATTGCTGTTGCGATTGCGTTGGCCACCGTCTTCGCCCTTCCTGCACGCACTCCAG AGAGCCGATTATGCACGACGGCAGACAACCTCACTGGGTATCTGTGTGACGATAGAATTACCTGCTTGTTGCCTTCACAAGTCTGTAATTCTGCAAATGACTGCGGCAATGGAGAGGACGAAGCTGCCTCATTATGCA GTAACCTCCCTGACAGCCTGCCTGGAAACCTATTCTTTCGCTGTGGTAACCCATCAATCTGGATCTACAGCAACTTCAAGTGCAACGGGATTAATAACTGCGGAGACTGTTCAGACGAATCTGCGGCAT TggcgtcctgcccttcttgcggGTCAGGCTGGTGGAACTGCAACCCGGTCCTCTTCCAGTACTGCAACTGCGTCCCTCGCAGCCTGTGTCAGAACGGAGCCCAAGACTGTTCAGACTGGTCTGACGAATACGTGTGCATCAAATAA
- the LRRC42 gene encoding leucine-rich repeat-containing protein 42 produces MSRWPETSEDAGPVYVREKGKLFVIGSQISKSKTRPFGLFSKGFSVELCMNQGDACKQREKPYFFTYTEQGSLRYSAKPLFILTLDLIANNIQHVDSLIGFPEQVAEKLFAAAEVRQKFHAPGSGLASLQKFTEAYGDLMLSSLCLRGRHLLVSEKLEEIMSFQGLRSLDLSHCKLGDEHELIGHFTTDALSSLTELYLKDNCLSDAGIRKMTAPVRVLHRGLGSLTVLDMSDNPGVTDLGVTFLFAFKTLNFLDISGTGIKDAAVKKIEARYGLKHSKDPLLQFDHVNCTTRGWAEQLFDQWESRLAAAIKPKETPKSRAAAQQFYGKEKIIPEKDLDVCAVQNPLTNQPKRLQFYRTTEQKVGLPSGHITGHGSIKRPHKEETQACPTPSSKRPCLSLSEQDWELLNSY; encoded by the exons ATGTCACGTTGGCCAGAGACAAGCGAGGATGCAGGACCAGTTTATGTGCGTGAAAAGGGGAAGCTATTTGTCATTGGGTCACAGATCTCCAAGAGCAAGACTCGGCCCTTTGGTCTCTTCTCCAAAGGCTTCTCAGTGGAATTGTGCATGAACCAGGGGGATGCGTGCAAGCAAAGGGAGAAGCCCTACTTCTTTACATATACAGAACAGGGGAGCCTGCGCTATTCTGCCAAACCTCTTTTCATATTGACTCTCGATCTCATAGCTAATAACATTCAGCATGTGGATTCCCTGATTGGATTTCCAGAGCAGGTTGCAGAGAAGCTTTTTGCTGCTGCAGAAGTTAGGCAAAAATTCCATGCGCCTGGCAGTGGTCTCGCGTCCCTGCAGAAATTTACAGAGGCATACGGGGATCTTATGCTTTCATCACTCTGTCTTCGAGGCAG GCATCTCCTGGTCTCTGAGAAATTAGAGGAAATTATGTCTTTTCAGGGCCTCCGCAGCTTGGACTTGTCACATTGCAAATTGGGAGATGAACATGAGCTGATTGGCCACTTTACCACCGATGCATTGAGCAG CTTGACAGAGCTATACCTGAAGGATAACTGTTTGTCAGACGCTGGGATCCGGAAGATGACTGCTCCAGTGCGGGTCCTGCACAGGGGACTTGGAAGTCTGACGGTGCTTGATATGTCGG ATAACCCAGGTGTCACTGACTTGGGAGTGACTTtcctttttgcatttaaaactcTTAACTTCTTGGATATTTCTGGAACAGGAATAAAG GATGCTGCAGTTAAAAAGATTGAAGCGAGGTATGGATTAAAACACTCCAAAGACCCGCTACTTCAGTTTGACCACGTGAACTGCACTACTCGGGGCTGGGCCGAGCAG CTTTTTGATCAATGGGAAAGTCGTTTAGCAGCAGCTATTAAACCAAAGGAGACCCCAAAGTCGCGGGCAGCAGCACAGCAGTTTT AtggaaaagaaaagataataCCTGAGAAAGATTTGGATGTCTGTGCTGTGCAGAACCCTCTTACAAATCAGCCCAAAAGGCTACAGTTTTACAGGACAACTGAACAGAAGGTTGGGCTACCCTCTGGCCATATCACCGGACACGGCTCAATCAAAAGACCTCATAAAGAAGAAACCCAAGCCTGCCCCACCCCATCCTCCAAACGGCCGTGCTTATCACTAAGTGAACAAGACTGGGAGTTGTTGAACAGTTACTGA
- the IFT25 gene encoding intraflagellar transport protein 25 homolog, whose translation MTRAGDLGVSSAGARVTLATSSDERHPAEHILDGDPETFWTSTGMFPQEFIISLNSPSKINKITLQSSLIQSLRIETSISREPINFERCMEKDLEHVEGQLQNEEITLPGIQATHLRFVILSGYDHFVAVYSVSAEL comes from the exons ATGACCAGGGCGGGTGACTTGGGTGTGAGCTCAGCGGGGGCCCGGGTCACACTGGCGACCTCCAGCGATGAGAGGCACCCCGCGGAGCATATTTTGGATGG GGACCCAGAGACGTTCTGGACATCAACAGGGATGTTTCCCCAAGAATTCATCATCAGCCTGAACAGTCCTTCAAAAATCAACAAAATCACTCTCCAGAGTTCATTAA TACAAAGCTTACGAATTGAAACAAGCATATCTAGAGAACCCATCAATTTTGAACGCTGCATGGAAAAAG ATCTTGAGCATGTCGAAGGTCAGCTCCAGAATGAAGAGATTACA CTCCCTGGAATCCAAGCCACTCATTTACGCTTTGTGATCCTGTCTGGGTATGACCATTTTGTGGCTGTGTATAGTGTATCGGCAGAACTATGA